Proteins from one Methanobrevibacter arboriphilus JCM 13429 = DSM 1125 genomic window:
- the ppsA gene encoding phosphoenolpyruvate synthase, which translates to MYVETFENISKDDVGIAGGKGANLGELTQAGIPVPPGFVVTAETYNKFMNDTGIFDNIMNILSGIDINNTKELQNSAEKIKKIIIETNIPEDISALIIEAYNALCQKVGIEDVLVAIRSSATAEDLPEASFAGQQDTFLNIYGAESVIDYVRKCWASLFEARAIFYREENNFEHSKVYIAVVVQEMVESEKAGVMFTVNPSTGEDIALIEGSWGLGEAVVSGSVTPDTYYVDKKSNEILNFSIADKKVMFEKLPSGETKQVDVPEELRNERVLSEAELVELTEMGKRIQNHYNAPQDTEWAFYDNTLYMLQSRPITTLENGSEAGDKGSDIEDREVIVRGLGASPGMASGTVKIIKKIDELDKIKDGDIMVTTMTTPDMVPAMKRSSGIITDEGGITCHAAIISRELGIPCVVGTGNATEVLKENIKVTIDGKKGLVFEGEFHIAEEKVKDESAVSQAPAPIITVTEVKANVSMPEAAKKAFATGADGVGLLRTEHMMLTSGVHPKKFILDGKENELVKILMENILKVVDVFYPKPVWYRTLDAPTDEFQTLDGGEDEPYEHNPMLGWRGIRRELDEPEILKAEFKAIKKLHEQGYTNIGIMIPLSQSPDELIKAKQIAEEVGLRPHKDVDFGIMVETPAAALIIEDFIDIGIDFASLGTNDLTQYTLAVDRNNELVAKNYTEEHPAVLKLIERTIRKCNEAGVTSSICGQAGSKPHIVEKLVELGICSVSANTDAVSDVRHTVARSEQKLILDAARNQKK; encoded by the coding sequence ATGTATGTTGAAACATTTGAAAATATAAGTAAGGATGATGTTGGAATTGCTGGAGGAAAAGGGGCTAATTTAGGTGAATTAACCCAAGCAGGAATACCAGTACCTCCAGGATTTGTAGTTACTGCAGAAACTTATAATAAATTTATGAATGATACTGGAATATTTGATAATATCATGAATATATTAAGTGGAATTGATATTAACAATACTAAAGAACTTCAAAATTCTGCTGAAAAAATTAAAAAAATTATCATTGAAACCAATATTCCTGAAGATATATCAGCACTTATTATTGAAGCTTATAATGCACTCTGCCAAAAAGTTGGAATTGAAGATGTTCTTGTAGCTATTAGATCATCTGCAACAGCTGAAGATTTACCTGAAGCATCATTTGCAGGACAGCAAGATACTTTTTTAAATATTTATGGTGCAGAATCTGTAATTGATTATGTTAGGAAGTGTTGGGCTTCTCTTTTTGAAGCTAGAGCAATATTTTATCGTGAAGAAAACAATTTTGAACATTCCAAAGTATATATTGCTGTGGTTGTTCAAGAAATGGTTGAGTCTGAAAAAGCAGGTGTAATGTTTACTGTTAATCCTTCTACTGGTGAAGATATAGCTCTTATCGAAGGGTCATGGGGACTTGGAGAAGCTGTTGTTTCTGGTTCTGTAACACCAGATACTTATTATGTTGACAAAAAATCTAATGAAATATTAAACTTTAGTATAGCTGATAAAAAGGTAATGTTTGAAAAATTACCTAGTGGAGAGACTAAACAAGTTGATGTTCCTGAAGAATTAAGAAATGAAAGAGTCTTATCAGAAGCAGAACTTGTTGAATTAACAGAAATGGGTAAAAGAATCCAAAATCATTATAATGCTCCTCAAGATACTGAATGGGCTTTCTATGATAATACTCTTTATATGTTACAATCTAGACCAATCACTACTTTAGAAAATGGGTCTGAAGCTGGAGATAAAGGATCTGATATTGAAGATAGGGAAGTTATTGTAAGAGGTCTTGGTGCAAGTCCTGGTATGGCTTCTGGTACTGTAAAAATCATTAAAAAGATTGATGAATTAGATAAAATTAAAGATGGAGACATAATGGTTACAACAATGACCACTCCTGATATGGTTCCTGCTATGAAAAGATCTAGTGGAATAATTACTGATGAAGGTGGAATAACTTGTCATGCAGCTATTATCTCTCGTGAACTTGGAATTCCTTGTGTTGTTGGAACTGGTAATGCTACTGAAGTTCTTAAAGAGAATATTAAAGTAACTATTGATGGTAAAAAAGGTCTTGTTTTTGAAGGAGAATTCCATATAGCTGAAGAAAAAGTAAAAGATGAATCTGCTGTTTCTCAAGCACCTGCTCCAATTATCACTGTCACTGAAGTTAAAGCTAATGTAAGTATGCCTGAAGCAGCTAAAAAAGCTTTTGCTACTGGTGCAGATGGTGTTGGTCTTCTTAGAACTGAACACATGATGTTAACTTCTGGTGTTCATCCAAAGAAATTTATTCTTGATGGTAAGGAGAATGAACTTGTAAAAATATTGATGGAGAATATCTTAAAAGTTGTTGATGTTTTCTATCCAAAACCTGTGTGGTATAGAACTTTAGATGCTCCTACTGATGAGTTCCAAACTCTTGATGGTGGAGAAGATGAACCTTATGAACATAATCCAATGCTCGGTTGGAGAGGTATCAGAAGAGAGCTTGATGAACCAGAAATACTTAAAGCAGAATTTAAAGCTATTAAAAAGCTTCATGAGCAAGGTTATACTAATATTGGAATTATGATTCCATTATCACAAAGCCCAGATGAACTTATAAAAGCTAAACAAATAGCTGAGGAAGTAGGGCTTAGACCTCATAAAGATGTTGATTTTGGTATAATGGTAGAAACTCCTGCAGCTGCTTTAATCATTGAAGACTTTATTGATATTGGAATTGATTTTGCAAGTCTAGGAACAAATGATCTTACTCAATACACCCTTGCAGTTGATAGAAATAATGAGTTAGTAGCTAAAAATTATACTGAAGAGCATCCTGCGGTTTTAAAATTAATTGAGAGAACTATTAGAAAATGTAATGAAGCTGGAGTCACATCTAGTATTTGTGGTCAAGCAGGTAGTAAGCCACATATCGTTGAAAAACTTGTTGAACTTGGAATATGTAGTGTTTCAGCTAATACTGATGCTGTTAGTGATGTAAGACATACTGTAGCTAGGTCTGAGCAAAAGTTAATCTTGGATGCAGCAAGAAATCAAAAGAAATAA
- the rplJ gene encoding 50S ribosomal protein L16, with product MVRAYTRREYIRKIPGSKVVQFDMGNLTDEFPVKVSLAVKDPAHISHNALEAARIASNRFMQRKAGRMGYHLKIRVFPHQIVRENPMATGAGADRVQNGMRKSFGKSISSEAIVKKNQKVLSIDTNKKNFQDAKESLRRAAMKLPVSCRIVVDKGEELVK from the coding sequence ATGGTTCGTGCTTATACAAGAAGAGAATATATAAGAAAAATTCCTGGTTCTAAGGTAGTTCAATTTGATATGGGAAATTTAACTGATGAATTTCCAGTAAAAGTAAGTTTAGCTGTAAAAGATCCTGCTCATATTAGTCATAATGCTCTTGAAGCTGCTCGTATTGCTTCTAACAGATTTATGCAAAGAAAAGCTGGAAGGATGGGTTATCATTTGAAAATTAGAGTTTTCCCTCATCAAATTGTGAGAGAAAATCCAATGGCTACTGGTGCAGGTGCAGATAGGGTTCAAAATGGTATGAGAAAATCTTTTGGTAAATCTATCAGCTCAGAAGCTATTGTGAAAAAGAATCAAAAAGTTTTATCTATTGATACTAACAAGAAAAATTTCCAAGATGCTAAAGAATCTTTAAGAAGAGCTGCTATGAAATTACCTGTAAGCTGCAGAATTGTAGTTGATAAAGGTGAAGAATTAGTCAAATAA
- a CDS encoding metallophosphoesterase, with translation MKINLNFLIQEVFKTIAFGFILFFVAYISLNLFISINVYYLFLIAILLSIINTISSVYEKEKTRKITRYLSEFSQILLWFSLMYLILSVAIYLLNLIVKIPINHLIIIYSLIIPIITIYGYIKGHKIKIKEHDLFIKNLKEEISIIHFSDVHIGSIRGEKLLKDIVSKINSTDAEIAILSGDLADGSTPIKPDDFSPLKDSKIPIIFTPGNHDYYLGLENVIKAAENANLKVLFNDKIEFKGLSIHGFFVSSILKPGVSIENSNDFSMINSDDVNIVINHFPVFWNEFRSMGVDIQLSGHTHGGQFYPIRFLIRVMFRYVRGIFKEDNKYLVVSDGVGTYQAPIRWGTDSEILLLRLKKILE, from the coding sequence ATGAAAATTAATCTAAATTTTTTAATTCAAGAAGTTTTTAAAACAATCGCCTTTGGTTTTATTCTCTTTTTTGTAGCTTATATTAGTTTAAATCTTTTTATCTCTATAAATGTTTATTATTTATTTCTAATAGCTATTTTATTATCTATAATCAACACAATCTCTTCTGTTTATGAAAAAGAAAAAACAAGAAAAATTACAAGATATCTTTCAGAATTTTCTCAGATTCTTTTATGGTTTTCTTTAATGTATCTGATTTTATCAGTAGCTATTTATTTACTCAATTTAATAGTAAAAATACCTATAAATCATTTAATTATAATTTATAGTCTAATAATTCCAATAATTACTATATATGGATATATAAAAGGGCATAAAATTAAAATAAAAGAACATGATCTCTTTATCAAAAATTTAAAAGAAGAAATAAGTATAATCCATTTTTCCGATGTTCATATTGGTTCAATTAGGGGTGAAAAACTTTTAAAAGATATTGTTTCTAAAATCAATTCAACAGATGCTGAAATAGCTATTTTATCTGGTGATTTAGCTGATGGGTCAACACCAATCAAACCTGATGATTTTTCTCCTTTAAAGGATTCTAAAATTCCCATAATATTCACTCCTGGAAATCATGACTATTATCTTGGTTTGGAAAATGTTATTAAAGCAGCTGAAAATGCTAACTTGAAAGTATTATTCAATGATAAAATAGAGTTCAAAGGTTTGTCTATACATGGGTTTTTTGTTTCTTCGATTTTAAAACCTGGTGTTTCAATTGAAAATAGTAATGATTTTTCAATGATTAATTCTGATGATGTTAATATTGTTATTAATCATTTTCCTGTGTTTTGGAATGAATTTAGAAGTATGGGTGTTGATATACAACTTTCTGGTCATACACATGGAGGTCAATTTTATCCAATCAGATTTTTAATAAGGGTAATGTTTAGATATGTTCGAGGAATTTTTAAAGAAGATAATAAATATTTAGTTGTTAGTGATGGGGTTGGAACATATCAAGCTCCAATTAGATGGGGAACTGATTCAGAAATCCTTTTATTAAGATTAAAAAAGATATTAGAATGA
- a CDS encoding ATP-binding protein, with protein sequence MKIAITGKGGVGKTTISSTLACILSENHDVFAIDADPDMNLASSLGIREKIEPISSMRDLIKERTGADSGSSFGEVFKINPKITDLPEKLSFDYKKDGSLKIMVMGTVEKGGDGCVCPAAVLLKALLRNIVVKKDEIVILDMEAGIEHLGRKTAESVDAMIVVVEPGLKSIETAERIKKLATDIGIKKVLAILNKCSSSEQKVFVEKNLLKINIEFIGAIPMDNDVVMSDMEGKALMSYENSNALKSIKKIASELEILLE encoded by the coding sequence ATGAAAATAGCTATTACAGGAAAAGGTGGTGTTGGAAAAACAACAATATCTAGTACTTTAGCTTGTATATTATCAGAAAATCATGATGTATTTGCTATTGATGCTGATCCTGATATGAATTTAGCCTCTAGCTTAGGAATAAGAGAAAAAATAGAACCTATTTCCTCAATGAGAGATTTAATTAAAGAAAGAACTGGTGCAGATAGTGGATCTTCCTTTGGAGAAGTTTTTAAAATCAATCCGAAAATAACCGACCTTCCTGAAAAATTATCTTTTGATTACAAAAAAGATGGATCATTGAAAATAATGGTAATGGGAACTGTTGAAAAAGGTGGTGACGGGTGTGTATGTCCTGCAGCAGTACTTCTAAAAGCATTACTTCGGAATATAGTTGTAAAAAAAGATGAAATTGTAATATTAGACATGGAAGCAGGAATAGAACATCTTGGAAGGAAAACTGCTGAATCTGTAGATGCTATGATAGTCGTTGTTGAACCTGGTTTAAAATCTATTGAAACTGCAGAAAGAATTAAAAAACTAGCAACAGACATAGGTATCAAGAAGGTTCTTGCTATTTTAAATAAATGTTCTTCCTCAGAACAAAAAGTTTTTGTAGAAAAAAACCTTTTAAAAATTAATATTGAGTTTATAGGAGCTATTCCAATGGATAATGATGTTGTCATGTCTGATATGGAAGGAAAAGCATTAATGAGCTATGAAAATTCAAATGCCCTTAAATCTATAAAAAAAATTGCATCTGAATTGGAAATACTATTAGAATAG